A window from Bos indicus isolate NIAB-ARS_2022 breed Sahiwal x Tharparkar chromosome 1, NIAB-ARS_B.indTharparkar_mat_pri_1.0, whole genome shotgun sequence encodes these proteins:
- the TRMT10C gene encoding tRNA methyltransferase 10 homolog C encodes MPVLLKMSVSITFLRPFARVLVPFTLHRKRRVLYSTIMQRYMSSKIPAASYPNKESTPPSEELELDRWKITMKSSVQEEDVSTATSSEDEDPLAATRELVEMWRLLGKEVPEHFSEEELKTLMECVSKSSKRKYLKYLYIKEKMKKARQIKKEMKKAEKEEPKKDQLPETIKEDKQQNFLFLRLWDRNMDIAMGWKGAQAMQFGQPLVFDMAYDDHMKPKELQNAVSQLLESEGCNRRNVDPFHIYFCNLKTGGAYYKELVKRYGEKWNKLLLTATEKSHVDLFPKDSIIYLTADSPNVMTTFKHDKIYIVGSFVDKNMQPGTSLAKAKRLKLATECLPLDKYLQWDTGTKNLTLDQMMRILLCLKNTGSWEEALKFVPSRKHAGYLEISQHSQEFLNRMKKSKTFNSFPRGSINRHRKSSLKENI; translated from the coding sequence ATGCCTGTTCTCCTCAAAATGAGTGTCAGTATCACCTTCTTAAGACCTTTTGCCAGAGTTTTAGTGCCATTTACCCTTCATAGGAAGAGAAGGGTTTTGTATTCAACAATTATGCAGAGATACATGTCTTCCAAAATACCAGCTGCATCCTATCCTAATAAGGAGAGTACACCACCTTCTGAAGAGCTGGAGTTGGACAGGTGGAAAATTACAATGAAATCTAGTGTGCAAGAAGAGGATGTTTCAACAGCCACAAGTAGCGAGGATGAAGATCCTCTAGCTGCCACCAGGGAGTTAGTTGAGATGTGGAGGTTGCTTGGCAAAGAAGTACCAGAACACTTCAGTGAAGAAGAGCTCAAAACCCTTATGGAATGTGTTTCTAAGTcatcaaaaaggaaatatttaaaatacttatatattaaggaaaaaatgaaaaaagccagacaaataaaaaaggaaatgaaaaaagcagaaaaagaagaaccTAAAAAAGATCAGCTACCAGAAACCATTAAGGAAGATAAACAGCAAAACTTTCTATTTCTACGACTTTGGGACAGGAATATGGACATTGCAATGGGCTGGAAAGGTGCCCAGGCCATGCAGTTTGGACAGCCTTTGGTTTTTGACATGGCTTATGATGACCATATGAAACCAAAAGAATTACAGAATGCTGTTTCCCAACTTTTAGAAAGTGAAGGATGTAACAGAAGAAATGTTGATCCTTTCCATATTTATTTCTGTAATCTTAAAACAGGTGGTGCCTACTATAAAGAGTTAGTTAAACGTTATGGAGAAAAATGGAACAAATTGCTTTTAACAGCAACAGAAAAGTCTCATGTAGATTTATTTCCAAAAGATAGTATTATATATTTAACTGCAGATTCTCCCAATGTTATGACTACTTTCAAGCATGACAAAATTTATATAGTGGGGTCTTTTGTTGATAAGAATATGCAGCCAGGCACATCCCTAGCCAAAGCAAAACGGCTGAAGCTGGCAACAGAATGCCTTCCATTAGATAAATATTTGCAGTGGGACACTGGTACCAAAAATCTCACTTTAGATCAAATGATGCGTATTTTGTTATGTCTGAAAAATACTGGTAGCTGGGAAGAGGCTCTGAAGTTTGTTCCTAGCAGAAAACATGCTGGTTATCTGGAGATATCTCAGCATTCTCAAGAGTTTCTCAACAGAATGAAGAAGTCAAAGACTTTTAATTCATTTCCAAGAGGCTCTATAAATAGACACAGGAAAAGCAGCTTGAAGGAGAACATTTGA